Proteins from a genomic interval of Salinarchaeum sp. Harcht-Bsk1:
- a CDS encoding nucleoid-associated protein, with the protein MTYSPVSPSLDNANQWKESVGGDIDEDLELFERYIEQVVVKADISDVTRGDFVTSDTEAEEWLETARTTDFNSSPDEFEAAGKALAEELNSQIHPRANDGVLFIIQATVEGEPLLDNEEHEIVSVLKLDLVEEERLRLADDRGIEELDLEDIFPEPNELQKGLIYPIVQAEGYRLPGDVKFYQSGSVSDYFHEFLQCEVEEGSLEQAKNVFEVVSELKKEHTGQSADGADTSRFRELKEQSDSGIVGIDEVTAVASDIVGRQVTREELGDRLGVENPDALAIDTENLPSTVKYEVDKEIRVKFPSTAEDRVEKEESEDDVRVTIRGTELDTEVLDS; encoded by the coding sequence ATGACCTATTCTCCGGTCTCTCCTAGCCTTGACAATGCAAACCAATGGAAGGAATCTGTAGGCGGAGATATTGACGAAGATCTGGAGCTGTTTGAACGGTATATCGAGCAAGTTGTAGTGAAGGCGGATATCTCCGACGTCACCCGTGGAGATTTCGTGACCTCGGATACAGAGGCAGAGGAATGGTTGGAAACCGCAAGGACGACAGATTTCAACTCCTCTCCAGACGAATTTGAAGCAGCTGGAAAAGCGCTGGCAGAGGAGTTGAATTCTCAGATTCATCCCCGGGCAAATGATGGCGTATTATTTATTATCCAGGCAACAGTTGAGGGAGAGCCACTTCTTGATAACGAGGAACATGAGATTGTCTCAGTCCTCAAACTGGATCTAGTCGAGGAAGAACGGCTAAGACTCGCAGACGATAGAGGGATTGAAGAGTTAGACTTGGAAGATATTTTCCCAGAGCCAAACGAACTTCAGAAGGGTTTAATTTATCCGATCGTTCAAGCCGAGGGCTATCGGCTTCCGGGAGATGTAAAATTCTATCAGTCTGGGTCTGTTTCAGACTACTTCCATGAATTTCTCCAGTGTGAGGTCGAAGAAGGATCTCTCGAGCAAGCAAAGAACGTATTCGAAGTAGTGAGCGAGTTGAAGAAGGAACACACTGGCCAAAGCGCCGACGGAGCAGATACCTCGCGCTTTAGAGAGCTGAAAGAACAATCAGATTCAGGGATCGTGGGGATCGATGAGGTGACGGCCGTTGCCAGTGATATCGTTGGACGGCAGGTTACCCGAGAAGAACTAGGAGACCGCTTGGGAGTGGAGAATCCAGATGCGCTGGCAATCGATACTGAGAACCTTCCAAGTACAGTAAAGTACGAGGTGGACAAGGAGATTCGGGTCAAATTCCCCTCAACGGCGGAAGACAGGGTTGAAAAAGAAGAGAGCGAAGATGATGTACGTGTGACGATACGCGGAACAGAACTTGATACCGAAGTACTTGATAGTTGA
- a CDS encoding exodeoxyribonuclease V subunit beta — protein sequence MEIHDAAAAICEALTADGTPYNGGWDSWAYDRHGDWAGANGNRYEAATTELVDAFSVEEWAIPDRLGVDRNAGEYYVALASLFQDLHDAYEERKRRENVLDFADLIDGAIELLQSSPDVREDLRETFDHVMLDEVQDTDPRQWELVELLTSLDDEYDRLNVFVVGDEKQSIFRFRGADVTQYRAERMRLAGANERAGTPPLDSVYENAGERDLSVNFRSLPSVLEPINGLFDEVFGSVPEIHRDAPPGIDGDATEFEPDPQALQPDRSDHDGVGTETTFVAVPEEEEVREGVLDAEHPLRDLPDDSVELDARALAGEVASLLDGDTQRYEQEEDGEVDDRPTDLDPSDVAILLRKRTHLETYERALASLNVPYTVASGIGFYDSPEIVALRNLFSVLQDPDDDLALFGVLRSPLFGFDDPTVVGLWEDVDRKEVGSGELWAALERTDHEELSAAREAIERWRGLAGADGPTTVVESWDSLLGRIIEDTGFLASLAVGERGQQAVANVEKFRSRLRGWSEDGLQTLPALVERIEREVELSTREGEATVPEDADGVRIMTIHDAKGREFPAVFVPGISKDFNLKASHGEGIAEFETVEDLVSSERTTLLGIKGLSVGDAFEEANTTLKRRLEFQRKREAVAEEKRILYVAMTRARDHLRLVGTVGCDGDGIESLDTGDEADPSNWHDLIGPVLFDDDAIANLAAKGEATALRNGMGRATVRLPLEGTELQQSGSEESPELTLDVETSGLDPEYSIPASYLGSLIEDGAPGDVTMDHTGRYVSYTPPDYEGPVGDGGAGSMPRNVFGDVVHKAVELGVTPEDEMTIRRMAEQFATEDDEFVRIEDSDISELQAHVRTAVEFVEGIQGTAVDEKPVRATLESGEVYKDIDRLVVTEDAFHVVDYKTSAVEDRARIQEKAEHHAWQMRAYAVALHQADPEREVEATLLFTTSDHPERFHWIPEDLESLTEELDARIASTVAERRENE from the coding sequence GTGGAGATCCATGACGCCGCTGCAGCGATCTGTGAGGCCCTCACAGCGGACGGCACGCCCTACAACGGCGGCTGGGACAGCTGGGCCTACGATCGACACGGCGATTGGGCCGGCGCGAACGGGAACCGCTACGAAGCAGCCACGACGGAGCTCGTCGACGCCTTCTCCGTCGAAGAGTGGGCGATCCCGGATCGGCTCGGCGTCGACCGGAACGCTGGCGAGTATTACGTCGCGCTCGCCTCGCTCTTCCAAGACCTGCACGACGCCTACGAGGAGCGCAAGCGCCGGGAGAACGTCCTGGACTTCGCCGACCTCATCGACGGCGCCATCGAGCTGTTACAGTCGTCTCCGGACGTTCGCGAGGACCTCCGCGAGACGTTCGACCACGTCATGCTCGACGAGGTCCAGGACACCGATCCGCGCCAGTGGGAACTGGTCGAGTTGCTCACCTCTCTCGATGACGAATACGATCGGCTGAACGTCTTCGTCGTCGGTGACGAGAAGCAGAGCATCTTCCGCTTCCGGGGCGCCGACGTCACGCAGTACCGGGCGGAGCGGATGCGACTTGCCGGGGCAAACGAGCGGGCCGGAACGCCCCCGCTGGACTCGGTGTACGAGAACGCTGGCGAGCGAGATCTGTCGGTGAACTTCCGGTCGCTTCCGTCGGTCCTCGAGCCGATCAACGGGCTCTTCGATGAGGTGTTCGGGAGCGTCCCCGAGATCCACAGAGACGCACCGCCCGGGATCGACGGCGACGCGACGGAGTTCGAGCCCGATCCCCAGGCGCTCCAGCCCGATCGATCGGATCACGACGGCGTCGGCACAGAGACGACGTTCGTAGCGGTGCCCGAGGAGGAAGAAGTGAGAGAAGGGGTGCTCGATGCGGAGCATCCGCTCCGGGATTTACCGGACGATTCCGTCGAACTCGACGCCAGGGCGCTCGCCGGTGAGGTGGCATCGCTGCTCGACGGGGATACCCAACGATACGAGCAAGAGGAAGACGGCGAGGTAGACGACAGGCCGACTGATCTCGACCCGTCCGACGTCGCGATCTTGCTCCGCAAGCGGACGCACCTCGAGACATACGAGCGGGCACTTGCATCGCTGAACGTGCCCTACACCGTCGCCTCCGGCATCGGCTTCTACGACAGCCCCGAGATCGTGGCACTGCGGAATCTCTTCAGCGTTCTCCAGGATCCGGACGACGACCTCGCGCTGTTCGGCGTGTTGCGCTCGCCGCTTTTCGGCTTCGACGATCCGACGGTCGTCGGGCTCTGGGAGGACGTAGACCGCAAGGAGGTCGGCAGCGGGGAGCTCTGGGCTGCGCTGGAGAGAACCGATCACGAGGAACTCTCCGCCGCTCGTGAGGCCATCGAGCGCTGGCGGGGGCTGGCTGGGGCCGACGGACCGACGACCGTCGTCGAGTCGTGGGACTCTCTGCTGGGCCGGATCATCGAGGACACCGGCTTCCTCGCGAGCCTGGCCGTCGGCGAGCGAGGTCAGCAGGCCGTCGCGAACGTCGAGAAGTTCCGCTCGCGGCTCCGTGGCTGGAGCGAGGACGGCCTGCAAACGCTGCCGGCGCTCGTCGAGCGAATCGAGCGGGAGGTCGAACTCTCCACGCGGGAGGGTGAGGCGACGGTGCCGGAGGACGCCGACGGCGTCCGGATCATGACGATCCACGACGCGAAGGGGCGGGAGTTCCCGGCGGTGTTCGTGCCGGGGATCTCGAAGGATTTCAATCTCAAAGCGAGCCATGGCGAGGGCATCGCGGAGTTCGAGACGGTTGAGGATCTTGTATCAAGCGAGCGGACGACGCTGTTGGGGATCAAGGGGCTCTCAGTTGGTGACGCGTTCGAGGAAGCCAACACGACACTCAAGCGGCGCCTGGAGTTCCAGCGCAAGCGCGAGGCAGTGGCCGAGGAGAAGCGGATTCTCTACGTTGCGATGACGCGGGCTCGGGATCACCTGCGGCTTGTCGGGACGGTCGGGTGTGACGGCGATGGGATCGAATCACTCGACACTGGTGATGAAGCGGACCCCTCGAACTGGCACGACCTAATCGGGCCGGTGCTCTTCGACGACGATGCTATCGCCAATCTGGCGGCGAAAGGGGAGGCGACGGCGCTTCGGAACGGGATGGGGCGAGCGACGGTCCGACTTCCTTTGGAGGGAACCGAACTACAGCAATCTGGATCGGAGGAGTCACCGGAGCTGACTCTCGACGTCGAAACGTCGGGGTTGGACCCGGAGTATTCGATACCGGCCTCGTACCTTGGCTCGTTGATCGAGGATGGCGCCCCCGGCGACGTCACGATGGATCACACGGGGCGCTACGTCAGCTACACGCCGCCGGATTACGAGGGACCGGTGGGCGATGGCGGGGCAGGCTCGATGCCGCGGAACGTCTTTGGCGACGTCGTCCACAAAGCGGTTGAGCTTGGTGTGACTCCAGAAGACGAGATGACGATTCGGCGGATGGCCGAGCAGTTCGCAACCGAGGACGACGAGTTCGTGAGAATCGAGGATTCGGACATCTCCGAGCTGCAGGCACACGTCCGGACAGCTGTCGAGTTCGTCGAAGGGATCCAGGGGACCGCAGTGGACGAGAAGCCCGTGCGGGCAACGCTCGAATCGGGCGAGGTCTATAAGGACATCGACCGGCTGGTGGTCACCGAGGATGCGTTCCACGTCGTCGACTACAAGACGAGCGCTGTAGAGGACCGGGCTCGAATTCAGGAGAAGGCGGAGCACCATGCCTGGCAGATGCGAGCGTACGCGGTCGCGCTTCACCAGGCCGATCCCGAGCGAGAGGTAGAGGCGACGTTACTCTTCACGACCTCGGATCACCCGGAACGGTTCCACTGGATACCCGAGGACCTCGAGAGTCTGACCGAAGAACTGGATGCGCGGATCGCATCGACTGTCGCCGAGCGTCGCGAAAATGAATAG
- a CDS encoding PD-(D/E)XK nuclease family protein, which yields MTEAASLLAGPDPDAATRRAFHWADAEADDAPDAVLCLTQSTDRADELERRWAEDRNPLRFTATTLDRFVSGCYERATGSLADTTLSKPERLRLVEAAIERFDGGDGPFGAIEQPTNALVDQVQGLFSLLEYAGYATPDEMEQALRSAGAVGDDALDPDLFASFRSTEITDGDGTLESQAAIIPELYAEYQSLREELHPDWKTVNSEQYLALLDGDQLLDAVPASVDAVVLDGLTRLAPAERETIARIGRNLPTVAVLSLVHDSMGGNGLDFGVQQELTVYQAIGFQLDYKPPESVDDRRLDAVRSLHVASRDPRSYAPSEVGIEWLEPSTEREEVRTIARRIRGLLARNDVDPSDVGVVVTDRTTYRGILAETLGGYDVPFTFTNDIGIEQTLVGDAVEGLLDLADGESGVTPLRSLCSNALVSLEAFGVDPAAVRRAKESADGDSIEALLDALEDDEAATTAVGIEDLRDRVDPDGASLAGYVKELGDLLEDLTVGEAVEEHGSPSTATGSHRPAYERSAWESVEGVLDSLEAIAPKVSDEEPVGRGRRALRAELVGGPSQRDGYVRVLPMAEAEMASFEHTFVLGLTSGYFPTEQDTMAFFGAVNDADEEFSRAHTGRRARYILGTLLTGSGQVVLSTPRHSVDGVEHVPAPVVTELRRYVDGPSDGDEAGRSVWPTDGAPDGAPSVTSEDVQRRYAKWAGPQSFDSVDEPVAALDGADGLTDDGRTFAERGLTTAWRRAQPHHTAHDGHIGELLEEIYPSWRREPYSPSALENYARCPFLYLANNVLGFDEDYGEENDVSRADRGIFIHEVLADFYRELREEAHSPVALSEFDREHLESELLSKSLARVDELGSIETPFARRTVTRILAGLGSPSENPYYGPSHDGADGLFVRFLDAELESADGAHARPTYFEGAIGIDYLDDVELLAEEPVTVETPDGPVDVSGIADRIDVVPDGASPHLPDGVRGIYVRDYKTGNTPARADVTDGTKLQLPLYGLALEEILEDATGIPHEAIGGSYYGLKSPTDVDPTAGQVTSKAAVGSDDGLPLVTPTGQTWRLPFDDVEQHRRFIRDVTSSRLGRIASAIDDGAFHTTLLSADHADCEDCTFRNSCDVRHHLRQDQLDEIDEGEHYVSERARDAELDLDAYGAGGGN from the coding sequence GTGACCGAGGCCGCCTCCCTCCTCGCGGGCCCAGATCCCGACGCCGCCACCCGGAGGGCCTTCCACTGGGCCGACGCGGAGGCCGACGACGCACCCGACGCTGTCCTCTGCCTCACCCAGAGTACCGACCGCGCAGACGAGCTCGAACGGCGTTGGGCCGAGGACCGCAATCCGCTCCGCTTCACTGCGACGACGCTCGACCGGTTCGTCAGCGGTTGCTACGAGCGAGCAACGGGGTCGCTGGCGGACACGACGCTCAGCAAGCCCGAGCGACTCCGCCTTGTAGAAGCCGCTATCGAGCGATTCGATGGCGGCGATGGCCCCTTTGGAGCGATCGAGCAGCCCACGAACGCCCTCGTCGACCAGGTCCAGGGGCTCTTCTCGCTTCTCGAGTACGCGGGGTACGCGACGCCAGACGAAATGGAACAGGCGCTTCGGTCGGCCGGCGCCGTCGGGGACGACGCCCTGGATCCCGACCTTTTCGCCTCCTTTCGCTCGACGGAGATCACTGACGGCGACGGGACACTCGAGTCCCAGGCCGCCATAATCCCAGAGCTGTATGCCGAATATCAATCGCTCCGTGAGGAGCTTCATCCCGACTGGAAGACGGTCAATTCCGAGCAGTATCTGGCGTTGCTCGACGGCGACCAATTACTCGACGCCGTCCCGGCTTCCGTCGACGCCGTCGTCCTCGATGGACTGACCCGACTCGCCCCAGCCGAACGGGAGACCATCGCCCGAATTGGTCGGAACCTCCCGACGGTCGCCGTCCTGTCGCTCGTCCACGACTCGATGGGTGGGAATGGACTCGACTTCGGCGTCCAACAGGAGCTCACGGTCTACCAGGCGATCGGCTTCCAGCTCGATTACAAGCCCCCCGAGTCCGTCGACGACCGACGGCTGGACGCCGTTCGGAGCCTCCACGTCGCCTCCCGCGATCCGCGGTCGTACGCCCCGTCGGAGGTAGGCATCGAGTGGCTCGAACCGTCGACGGAGCGCGAGGAAGTACGGACGATCGCCCGTCGGATTCGCGGGCTGCTCGCCCGGAACGACGTCGACCCGTCCGACGTCGGCGTCGTCGTCACTGACCGGACGACGTACCGGGGGATCCTCGCCGAGACGCTCGGGGGCTACGACGTCCCGTTCACGTTCACGAACGACATCGGGATCGAGCAGACCCTCGTCGGTGACGCCGTCGAGGGGCTCCTGGATCTCGCCGACGGGGAATCCGGCGTAACTCCACTCAGATCGCTCTGTTCGAACGCACTCGTCTCGCTGGAGGCGTTCGGCGTCGACCCGGCCGCGGTCCGTCGGGCGAAGGAGTCGGCTGACGGGGACTCAATCGAGGCCCTGCTCGACGCGCTCGAGGACGACGAGGCCGCGACGACGGCCGTCGGGATCGAAGACCTCCGCGACCGGGTGGATCCCGACGGCGCGTCCCTGGCGGGCTACGTGAAGGAGCTCGGGGACCTCCTGGAAGACCTCACCGTCGGCGAAGCCGTCGAGGAGCACGGATCGCCGTCGACGGCGACGGGCTCCCATCGACCCGCCTACGAGCGGTCGGCCTGGGAGTCGGTCGAAGGGGTGCTCGACTCCCTCGAGGCCATCGCTCCGAAAGTCTCCGACGAGGAGCCCGTCGGTCGGGGCCGACGGGCGTTACGCGCCGAACTGGTCGGCGGACCGAGCCAGCGCGACGGCTACGTCCGGGTGCTCCCGATGGCGGAAGCCGAGATGGCCTCCTTCGAGCACACCTTCGTGCTCGGGCTGACGTCGGGCTACTTCCCGACGGAACAGGACACGATGGCCTTCTTCGGCGCCGTTAACGACGCCGACGAGGAGTTCAGTCGGGCCCATACCGGCCGACGGGCCCGGTACATTCTCGGAACGTTGCTCACGGGCTCCGGCCAGGTGGTGCTATCCACCCCACGGCACTCCGTCGATGGCGTCGAGCACGTTCCGGCGCCCGTCGTCACCGAACTCCGACGGTACGTCGACGGGCCGTCCGACGGAGATGAGGCCGGCCGATCCGTCTGGCCAACCGACGGCGCTCCCGACGGAGCCCCGTCGGTGACGAGCGAAGACGTCCAGCGGCGGTACGCCAAGTGGGCCGGTCCCCAGTCGTTCGACTCCGTCGACGAGCCCGTCGCAGCCCTCGACGGGGCCGACGGGCTCACCGACGACGGACGGACCTTCGCTGAGAGGGGCCTCACGACTGCCTGGCGACGGGCCCAGCCCCATCACACGGCTCACGACGGGCATATCGGCGAGCTACTCGAGGAGATCTACCCGAGTTGGCGACGGGAGCCCTACAGCCCGAGTGCCCTGGAGAACTACGCCCGCTGTCCGTTCCTCTACCTCGCTAACAACGTCCTGGGGTTCGACGAGGACTACGGCGAGGAGAACGACGTCAGTCGGGCCGACCGAGGAATCTTCATCCACGAGGTCCTCGCGGACTTCTATCGCGAGCTCCGCGAAGAGGCCCATTCCCCGGTCGCCCTCTCCGAGTTTGATCGAGAACACCTCGAGTCAGAGCTACTCTCGAAATCGCTTGCCCGCGTCGACGAATTGGGATCGATCGAGACGCCCTTCGCCCGGCGGACCGTCACCCGGATCCTCGCGGGACTGGGGTCCCCCTCGGAGAACCCCTATTACGGCCCATCACACGACGGGGCTGATGGGCTCTTCGTCCGCTTCCTCGATGCCGAACTCGAGTCGGCCGACGGCGCCCATGCACGCCCGACCTATTTCGAGGGGGCGATCGGCATCGACTATCTTGACGACGTCGAGCTGCTGGCCGAGGAGCCGGTGACCGTCGAGACACCCGACGGGCCTGTCGACGTGTCGGGGATCGCCGACCGCATCGACGTCGTTCCCGATGGGGCGTCGCCCCATCTTCCCGACGGGGTCCGCGGGATCTACGTTCGAGACTACAAGACCGGGAATACTCCGGCCAGGGCCGACGTCACCGACGGGACGAAGCTCCAGCTTCCCCTTTACGGCCTCGCCCTCGAGGAGATTCTTGAGGACGCGACTGGCATTCCCCACGAGGCCATCGGTGGCTCCTACTATGGGCTCAAATCACCGACCGACGTCGATCCGACTGCCGGGCAGGTAACCTCGAAAGCGGCCGTCGGGTCAGACGACGGGCTCCCGCTCGTCACGCCGACGGGCCAGACCTGGCGGCTCCCGTTCGACGACGTCGAGCAGCACCGACGGTTCATTCGCGATGTGACCTCGTCGCGGCTCGGTCGGATCGCGTCGGCCATCGACGACGGCGCGTTCCACACGACCTTGTTGAGCGCGGACCACGCCGATTGCGAGGATTGCACGTTCCGGAATTCCTGCGACGTGCGCCATCACCTCCGACAGGACCAACTCGACGAGATCGACGAAGGCGAGCACTACGTCTCCGAGCGAGCCCGGGACGCGGAGCTCGATTTGGACGCCTACGGCGCCGGAGGTGGTAACTGA
- a CDS encoding ribbon-helix-helix domain-containing protein: protein MGEESTAYATRVSRERARAIEAAREQMGVTQSEFVERALRYYLEKNPKDIPALRTESKNNRPIGGTDPYDPTQESFGD, encoded by the coding sequence ATGGGCGAGGAATCAACGGCCTACGCGACGCGGGTTTCCCGCGAGCGAGCCAGGGCGATCGAAGCAGCACGCGAACAGATGGGAGTTACACAATCGGAGTTCGTCGAAAGGGCACTCCGCTACTACCTGGAGAAGAACCCGAAGGACATCCCCGCGTTGCGTACGGAGTCCAAGAACAACCGTCCGATCGGAGGGACCGACCCCTACGATCCAACGCAGGAGAGCTTCGGCGACTGA
- a CDS encoding DEAD/DEAH box helicase, giving the protein MKERNLVEVAFNHEEADRPVERDRASGKLKNHRISIEANRLKAGKPDTELRSLSHLDQEAVKLLEHQVDAAHRALFEMDGKALLADEVGLGKTIEVGMILAEMHHRGTDEAVLILTPAQLAQQWQAELLEKFGLEFVCNYDDEFEGFGVHDRIIASIDTAKSDRHRSTVLARDWDVLVLDEAHYVKNEETDRYDLVDRLSYDYAFFLTATPIQNDVTDLYNVVSLLRPGLFGTREAFHNYFVENGQDTLVNRDDLQQRLRNVMIRNRREETDIDFTERNVTTTTFEPSPTERDLYEAVTNYVRGAYRESQGQKLVLMTLQKEVVSSPAALRGTIEKRLDDDEDEPPAHSDELEYILECADAVETPTKLKHLREITEEAAERVKKGRVVVFTQFRATQSLILETLREEGYTVHAFHGGHSSDEKEAIVERFEDEGGVLVSTDAMNEGRNLQFCNVMVNYDLPWNPMKVEQRIGRIHRIGQDREVYVFNVALEDTIEEYVLEKLYHKIDLFQQSVGELSEILTRLEETGRNFEDEVFERLVDADSDIELENDFDAMAVDLQEQRELADKVSDFNTGVFEGFDLGADDD; this is encoded by the coding sequence ATGAAGGAGAGAAACCTCGTGGAGGTGGCCTTCAACCACGAGGAGGCTGACCGGCCGGTGGAGAGAGATAGGGCTTCAGGTAAGCTCAAAAACCATCGAATTTCTATAGAGGCCAACCGACTAAAAGCCGGCAAGCCCGACACAGAGCTCCGCTCCCTCTCCCACCTCGATCAAGAAGCTGTCAAGCTCCTCGAGCACCAGGTCGACGCGGCTCATCGCGCCCTCTTCGAGATGGATGGCAAGGCGCTCCTCGCCGACGAAGTGGGCCTCGGGAAGACAATCGAGGTCGGGATGATCCTCGCAGAGATGCACCACCGAGGGACTGACGAAGCAGTGCTCATCCTCACGCCGGCCCAGCTCGCTCAGCAGTGGCAGGCCGAACTCCTCGAGAAGTTTGGCCTGGAGTTCGTCTGCAACTACGACGACGAGTTCGAGGGGTTCGGCGTGCACGACCGGATCATCGCCAGCATCGACACCGCCAAGAGCGATCGCCACCGATCGACGGTCCTCGCCCGGGACTGGGATGTCCTCGTCCTCGACGAGGCCCACTACGTTAAAAACGAGGAGACGGATCGCTACGATCTCGTCGACAGGCTCTCCTACGACTACGCGTTCTTCCTCACGGCGACGCCGATCCAAAACGACGTCACCGACCTCTACAACGTCGTCTCGCTCCTCCGACCCGGGCTCTTCGGAACGCGGGAGGCCTTCCACAACTACTTCGTCGAGAACGGTCAGGACACGCTGGTCAATCGCGACGACCTCCAGCAACGGCTCCGCAACGTCATGATCCGCAACCGGCGCGAGGAGACGGATATCGACTTCACGGAGCGGAACGTCACGACGACAACCTTCGAGCCCTCTCCCACCGAGCGCGACCTCTACGAAGCTGTAACGAACTACGTCCGGGGTGCATATCGCGAAAGTCAAGGACAGAAGCTCGTCCTGATGACGCTCCAGAAGGAAGTCGTCAGCAGTCCAGCCGCCCTCAGGGGCACGATCGAGAAGCGCCTCGACGACGATGAAGACGAACCACCGGCCCACTCCGACGAGCTCGAATACATTCTCGAGTGTGCCGACGCCGTCGAGACGCCAACCAAGCTTAAGCATCTCCGGGAAATCACCGAAGAAGCCGCAGAACGAGTCAAGAAAGGGCGAGTGGTTGTTTTTACTCAGTTCCGGGCCACCCAGTCCTTGATCCTGGAAACGCTCCGAGAGGAAGGCTACACTGTTCACGCATTCCACGGTGGACACTCCAGCGACGAGAAGGAAGCAATCGTCGAGCGGTTCGAGGACGAGGGGGGCGTGCTCGTCTCGACGGACGCCATGAACGAGGGGCGAAACCTCCAGTTTTGTAATGTGATGGTGAACTACGATCTCCCCTGGAACCCGATGAAGGTCGAACAGCGGATCGGCCGCATCCACCGCATCGGCCAGGACCGCGAGGTCTACGTCTTCAACGTCGCTCTGGAGGATACCATCGAGGAGTACGTCTTGGAAAAGCTCTATCACAAGATCGATCTCTTCCAACAATCCGTCGGCGAGCTCAGCGAGATCCTCACCCGGCTCGAGGAGACCGGCCGAAACTTCGAGGACGAAGTCTTCGAGCGCCTCGTCGACGCCGACTCCGACATCGAGCTCGAGAACGACTTCGACGCAATGGCCGTTGATCTCCAGGAACAACGCGAACTCGCTGACAAGGTGAGCGACTTCAACACCGGCGTCTTCGAGGGCTTCGATCTGGGGGCAGACGATGACTGA
- a CDS encoding site-specific integrase has protein sequence MRQRSQGILKGQMGMSQDALEPIEPERAIELYLEDRSDELRTATQRAHRSALGIFEEWAAEYGLTNLNDLSGRDLIAFKNWRKKETDISTVTLNGALGILKRFFRFCEIIEAVEPDFHERVPLPNVPPDAEVKDDAPEDEAVEAIRSYYQQFEYASRRHTQFELIAEIGVRLGTAIAIDLDDIQWDREAIQIRHRPMESEGETPLKNGAGGERIVNLSPSFTGLLEDYVQHNRHDVEDDVGREPLFTTSKGRASTTTIRRDFYKLTRPCEYSNDCPHDRDISDCEATAPVQATTCPSSFTTHPLRKWSIMQQLNDGVPKEILSDRVDVSVPILDKHYDQRSEERKSQRRREVLESNHRQYHMTDGGSREE, from the coding sequence GTGCGACAACGAAGTCAGGGGATCCTCAAAGGGCAGATGGGCATGTCTCAAGACGCCCTCGAACCGATCGAACCGGAGCGAGCGATTGAACTGTACCTCGAGGATCGAAGCGACGAGCTCAGGACCGCAACGCAACGCGCCCATCGGTCTGCACTCGGCATCTTCGAAGAGTGGGCAGCGGAATACGGCCTCACCAACCTCAACGACCTCAGTGGGCGCGACCTCATCGCGTTCAAGAACTGGCGAAAGAAGGAGACGGACATCTCGACGGTCACGCTCAACGGGGCCCTCGGGATTCTCAAGCGGTTCTTCCGCTTTTGTGAGATCATCGAAGCCGTCGAGCCTGACTTCCACGAGCGCGTTCCGTTGCCCAACGTCCCACCGGACGCGGAAGTCAAGGACGACGCCCCGGAGGACGAGGCCGTCGAAGCGATTCGGTCGTACTACCAGCAATTCGAGTATGCGTCGCGCCGCCACACCCAGTTCGAACTGATTGCTGAAATAGGCGTGAGGCTCGGCACAGCCATCGCGATCGATCTCGACGACATTCAGTGGGATCGGGAAGCCATACAGATCAGACATCGACCCATGGAGTCCGAGGGAGAGACGCCCCTGAAGAACGGGGCCGGTGGAGAGCGAATCGTCAACCTCTCGCCGTCGTTCACCGGACTACTGGAGGATTACGTCCAGCACAATCGCCACGACGTCGAAGACGACGTTGGTCGCGAGCCACTGTTCACGACGTCAAAAGGCCGGGCGTCGACGACCACGATCCGGAGGGACTTCTATAAACTCACGCGACCCTGCGAGTACTCGAACGACTGTCCGCACGATCGCGACATCAGCGATTGTGAGGCGACGGCTCCCGTACAGGCGACGACTTGTCCGTCCTCGTTCACCACCCATCCGCTCCGAAAGTGGTCGATCATGCAGCAACTGAACGACGGCGTTCCCAAGGAAATCCTCAGTGACAGGGTGGACGTCTCCGTTCCGATCCTCGACAAGCACTACGACCAGCGGAGCGAAGAGCGGAAATCACAGCGGCGACGGGAGGTCCTCGAGTCCAACCACAGGCAATATCACATGACGGACGGTGGTAGTAGGGAAGAATAG